The Natrinema amylolyticum genome includes the window ACGGACTCGCTTCGGGAGTGGGAACGCTGCGACCGGGCGCTCTCAGCCGATTGTCCGTCCTTCTCTCGGACTCTGGCCTATATTCGACGCGAGGAGGAACCCGGTTTCTTCATTCGAAACATACGCTGCGTGGAACGCGGAATGAAACGGATCATTTAGACAGATAACGAACCGATCGGATTGGGAACCGGTTCAAATGGAGAGTCATGGATATCGTTCTCCCGTCATCTGCTTTGCTAAAATTCATCAATACATCGTTTTACGGCTTCAACAGTCGCATCTGTGATGCCCAACCGTTAGGATCTCGAACATTATATACAGATTTAACACAGGTATTTTTCTAGGGAGACGTAAGGTCTAATGTGGCGGCTGTCGAATAGTAGCTTGGTGGTTTCGAATGGTAACACACGGTAGGTGGTTCGTGGATGCGTGAAACGGAGGGAACAGCCGCGTTGACGGCGGGCGTGATGCCGTCGCTCGACCTCGTTTTCGATCTGCTTTCGAACAGTCGACGGCGATACGTCCTCTACTACCTCAACGACCAGCCGGACGGCGTCGCCACGATCGAAAACCTCGCCGAGAACGTCATCAACCTCGAGGAGGCGACGACGCGTAGCGATGCGGACGAAGAGTCGACTGCAGGTCTGGCAGCCGGTCGCGACTCACCGGACCGGCGAGCCGAGATCCAGATGGAACTCCAACACGTCCACCTGCCGAAACTGGAGGACGCGGGGGTTCTCGAACACGATCGGCGCAGCGAGACGGTTCGCTATTGGAGCCAACCGTCGCTCGAGGAGTGGCTCGAGCACGCACACCACAAGGAATTCGAGTGATTCGGGGAGAGCGGTGCCGTCGCTAGCGGTCGCACGACGGTGGGAGACGCCGTAGGGGGGGATCGCTGAAAGGTTTAAGATTCAGCCCGTGGTTGGTCCACTGGAGCGTCGGTAAATCGCAAGACGGGACGGTCGTGACTTTATGAGGTGTGATATCGTCTCACTCCTCAAAACTTAACAAGCGAGATACCGATGCAGAACGTGAGGTGCATACTATGGCTGATCACGAACTTCCACCATTACCGTACGATTACGACGCGCTCGAACCGGCTCTGTCCGAACAGGTGCTGACCTGGCATCACGATACGCACCACCAGGGCTACGTCAACGGCCTGAACTCCGCCGAGGAGACCCTCGCGGAGAACCGCGAGGAGGGCGACTTCGGCTCGACCCCCGGAGCCCTCAAAAACGTCACCCACAACGGCTGTGGCCACTATCTCCACACGCTGTTCTGGGAGAACATGTCCCCCGACGGCGGCGGCGAGCCGGAAGGCGACCTCGCCGACCGTATCGAGGAGGACTTCGGCTCTTACGAGGGCTGGAAGGGCGAGTTCGAGGCCGCTGCCGGTGCCGCCGGTGGCTGGGCGCTGCTGGTATACGATCCGGTTGCGAAGCAGCTTCGCAACATCGCGGTCGACAAGCACGACCAAGGCGCGCTCTGGGGCGCGCATCCCGTGCTCGCGCTGGACGTCTGGGAACACTCCTACTACTACGACTACGGTCCGGACCGCGGCGACTTCATCGACGCCTTCTTCGACGTCGTCAACTGGGAGAAGGCCGAAGAGGAGTACCAGACCTGCCTCGGCCACTTCGAGTAAGTCGGCAGTCGAAGCGACGAGCCAGTCAATCCTGACTTTTATCGCCGACCGCGACACGGAGAGCGCTGCCACTAGAGGGGTCACTGAACGCCGATCCGCACCCGATCGCACGACGACCGTGCGAGCGGCGCGGAAATCGGTCAGGTGGGACGATAGCCGTCATCCTTGCTCGAGAACCGGGCGTTCGCGAGTACTCGGTCGACGGACCGCCGTACGCGACATGTCCGCCGAGTGACTATCATGGTTTAACTTCGCGTGGATAGATCACACATGCCATATGGCCGCCGAGGACAGCAGCGTCGACGCGACGGTCGAGAATCGGGACCAACAGCGACAGCGATCGCCGCTCGAGACGAGCGCAGGGAACGCCGGCGAGGCACTCGCGGCGGATCTCCGGGCCGCCTGCAGCGGAGACGTGCGATTCGACGAGTACACGCGTGTCCTCTACGCGACCGACGGCAGTATCTACGGCGCACAGCCCGCCGGCGTCGTCTTTCCCAGAGACACCGATGACGTCCGCGCGGCGATGCGCGTCGCGGCCGACCACGGCGTGCCGGTCTTGCCCCGCGGCGCGGGGTCGTCGCTCGCCGGGCAGACGGTCGGTCCCGGCTGCGTCGTCCTTGACCTGTCGCGACACATGGACGATATCCTCGAGATCGATCCGGACGAGCGAACCGCCGTCGTCCAGCCGGGCGTAGTCCAGGACGATCTCGACGCCGCACTCGAGCCCGATGGTCTCCGGTTCGCGCCCGATCCGGCCTCCTCGAATCGAGCGACGATCGGCGGCGGGATCGGGAACAACTCGACGGGCGCACACTCGGTTCGGTACGGGATCACGGACGCCTACGTCGACGAGTGCGAGGTCGTCCTCGCGGACGGCTCGTTGATCCGGACGCGAGACGTCGTCCTCGATAGCCCGGAGTGGGATCGGATCGTCGCCAAGGACGACCGTGAGGCCGAACTCTACCGGACGGTACGCGCACTCGTCGAGGACAACGCAGCGGAGATCGAGGAGCGGTATCCGAATCTCAAGCGGAGCGTCAGCGGCTACAACCTACAGAAAGTGATTCGGGAGGACCCCGAAGGGAACCGGGTACTCAACCTCTCGAAACTGCTCGTCGGCGCGGAGGGAACTCTGGGAGTCGTCGTCGAAGCGACGCTCTCGCTCGTGACCCGGCCCGAGGAGACCGCGCTGGCCGTCTACTGTTACGACGACCTGCTCGAGGCGCTCGCGGCCGTTCCCGAGGCGCTCGAACTCGAGGCCAGCGCGGTCGAGCTCATGGACCGGGAGGTGTTCCGGCTGGCCGCGGAGTCGGCCGAGTACGCCGAATACGCGGAGCCGATTCCGGACGGAACTGAGGCGGCGCTGATGCTCGAGTTCGACTCCGAAGTCGTCGACAATCTGCCCGACGCGATCGCCGGTGCGACGACCGGGCTCGTCGACGAGGGTTCGGCGTTCGGTTCGATCGAGGCGTTCTCGCCGACGAAACAGGATCGGCTCTGGAAGCTCCGGAAGGCCGCAATCCCGCTGTTGATGAGCATGGAGGGGGATCCGAAGCCGTACCCGTTCGTCGAGGACGCCTCCGTTCCGCCCGAAGAACTCGCGGAATACGTCGCCGGGTTTCAGGAGGTCCTCGAGAAACACGACACGACGGCGGCCTACTTCGCCCACGCCGGCGTCGGCACGCTCCACATCCGGCCGGTTCTGAACCTCAAGGAGGGCGACGATGTCGAGAAGATGCGCGCTATCGCCGACGACGTCACCGACCTCGTCCGCGAGCACAACGGGTCGTTCTCGGGCGAGCACGGCGACGGCCTCGCCCGGACGGAGTTCAATCCCAAGCTGTACGGGCCGGATCTCTGGGCCGCCTTTCAGGACCTCAAGTCGGCGTTCGATCCGGACTGGCGGCTGAACCCCGGCAAAGTAGTCTATCGCGAGGAGGATCCGACCGACATCCGCGAACACCTCCGCTACGGGCCGGACTACGCCTCGCTCGAGCCGCGGACGACGCTGGACTTCGACGACGAGGGTGGGTTCTCGCACCTCGTGGAACTCTGTAACGGCTGTGGCACCTGTCGGCAGACCGACGGCGACGTGATGTGTCCCACGTACCGGGCGACCGAGGAGGAGATCGCGACCACCCGCGGGCGAGCGAACCTGCTCCGGGCGGCGATCAGCGGCGAAATCGACCCCGAGGAACTCTACGGCGAACGGTTTCAGGACGAGGTGCTCGACCTCTGTATCGGCTGCAAGGGCTGTCAGAGCGACTGTCCCACCGGAGTCGATCTCGCGAAGCTCAAGGCCGAAGTCAAACACCAGTACCACGACCGCGAGGGGACGAGCCTGCGCGAACGGCTCTTCGCGAACGTCGACCGGCTCGCGGCGCTCGGGAGCGCGTTCGCGCCGATAGCCAACCGCGCGACGGCGCTCCCGGGCGCGCGGACGGCCCTCGAGAAGACCGTCGGGATCGCGGCCGATCGGACGCTACCGACGTTCCGGCGGGAGTCGCTCGTGGACTGGTTCGCGGAGCGAGACGCCGACGGCGTCTCGGAAACGCGAGCGGTATCACTGCGAGCGCGGGGCGGATCGACGGTCGACGCCGAAACCGCGACGGCTGGCGTCGTCCTCTATCCCGACACGGACACGAACTACTCGAATCCCGAGATCGGGAAAGCCGCCGTCGAGGTCCTCGAGGCCGCGGGGATCCGCGTCGCGATCCCCGATCTCGGTCCGACCGGACGAGCGGCGTATTCGACCGGGATGCTCGACGTCGCCGCCGAGCAGGGCCGGGCGCTGCTCGACGACCTCGAGCCGTTCCTCGAGCGCGGCTGGTCGGTCCTGTTCGTCGAGCCCTCCGACGCGGCGATGGTCGTCGACGAGTACCGATCGCTGCTCGAGGACGATCGGGCCGACGCGCTCGCGGCGAACGCGTTCGGCGTCTGCGAGTACCTCGACGCGAACCGGCTGGACGAGGAGTTGTCGTTCGACCAGTCGGCGACCGCGGACACGCACCTGACGTTTCACGGTCACTGTCACCAGACGGCCCGCGGCGCGGACCACCACGCGGTCGGCGTGCTCCGCCGGGCGGGCTACGCCGTCGATCCGGTCGACTCGGGCTGCTGTGGCATGGCCGGTAGCTTCGGCTACGAGGCTGAACACTACGAGCTCTCGACGGCCATCGGCTCCTTGCTGCGCGAAAAACTCGAGGCCAGTGCGGCCGATGAGGAAGGCGGGGACGGCGAGCCGACCGTCGTCGCACCCGGCACCTCCTGTCGGACGCAGGTGGGCGACTTCGAGGGCTACGACCGGCCCGCCCACCCCGTCGAACTGCTCGCGCGGGGACTCGAGGAGTAGCCGGGGGACGCGTTCGCCGGTTCGAGAGTGGACGCAACGTGAGTGTCCTGCTCATCGTGGCAACACGGAGTAGCCACGCCCTCCCCAACCGACTCACTCGGTCGCGTTGCTCCCTCGCTCGTCCAACGGAAGGCGCAAAGCGCCTTCCGAGCCTTTGCTCACCCCGTTCGCAAAGACCTCGCGCAGAGTCGCGCCGCGGTTCGCCGTCGCGGCGAACCGCGTCTCAGCGCGCGCCACCGCACCGTGGGGGATCAGCTCTCGTCGTCGACGCCGGCCGCCCGCAGGTACTCCTCGAGCAGCGTCGGGAACTGCCCGCCGCGGACGTAGCGCAGCCCGAACTCGTCGGCCCAGGAGATGATGCCCCGGTCCTCGGTGACGACGCCGGCGTCGAGTTCGCGAGCGAGGATCAGCAGGTCGAAGTCCTCACGGGAGTCGAGGACGCCCTGTCGGAGCGCCCGGCGATACTTGTCGCGCATGTCCGAGAGGATCCGGTCGGCGTCGGTCATGTACTCCTCTTTCCCGTCGTCGTTCGAACCGCTGGCGAGCGCCTCGGGATCGAGCTGTTCGACCTCGCGGATCGCCTTTTCGGAGACGCGGAGCCCGCGGTCGACCCGGTCGCTCATCTCGTCGATGAAATTGTAGACGATGTTCGCCGGAATCGTGACGCCGTACCGGTCCGGGCTCTTGCGGACGACCCACGTATCGAGCCGCGAGAACACTGCCTCGTCGACGTCACGCTCGCGCAGCATCGTCGCGAGTTCGTCGTGGATCGACGGCGGCACGTAACAGGAGATGTTGAGTTCGAGCCGAGCGGTCGCGACGAGGTCGAGCAACCGGACGACGGCGTCCTCGAGCGATTCGTCGTCCTGACGGATCTCCTCGGTGATGAACAGCGACGTGTCGAGGACGAACTGTTGGCGCGGCAGTTCCCCGGGCATAGTCGTCAGTTGGGCGGGAATCCACATAGGCCTCATCCCGCCGGGGGTCCGCACAGGGAGATGACCGACCCGACCGCTGATCGATGGCCGGCCCGGTGTTTTTCACCGGGAACGTGGTCGGACGAGGCATGGACCGCAAGGACTACCTCGAGCGGCTCGAGGCCACCACCGACGAGCCCGACGATTTCTTCGAGCACGTCGAGCAGCGGTCGGCGGCGGGCCGGACACACTACGTTCTCACCGCCGCTCGCCACGGCGTCGAGCGCGGGACGGTCATCGTCGAGGAGAGCGAGAGCGTCGTCCGCGGCTATCCGAGCGTTCCGCGGATCCTCGTGCTGGACCCGGGTATTCCCTCGTTCTTCGAAGCGGGCGACACCGTCGCGATCGAGGAGAAACTGGACGGGTTCAACGTCCGGGTCGCGGTCCCCGGAGACGAGGAGAGCGACCCCCTCGCGTTCACCAGAAGCGGCTACGTCTGTCCGTACACGACGGATCGGGCGCGCGACCTGCTTCCGCTCGAGGACTTCTTCGCGGACCACCCGACGAAGACCCTCTGTACCGAACTGATCGGGCCGGAGACGCCATACACGACCCACGACTACGAGGGAGTCGACTCCCACGAGTTCCGCGTGTTCGACGTCCGAGACCGCGAGTCCGGCGACCCGCTGTCCGTGGCCGATCGACGATCCCTCTGTGCGGAGTACGGGTTCGCCCAGCCCCGGTTTTTCGGGCGCTCGGAGCCGTCCGCGGCCGTCGAGACGGTTCGAGACGCGATCGACGACCTCGATGCGGCGGGCCGGGAGGGCGTCGTCCTGAAGTCGGCGGACGGCGAGTCGATGGTCAAGTATACCACGGAGTCCCAGCATCACGACGAACTCGCCTACGCGTTCTCGCTGCCGTTCGAGCACGGCCGCGACTTCGTCTTCTCCCGGATCGTTCGCGACGCGTTTCAGGCCGCCGAGTCGGACGAAACCGACGACCGGCTCCGAGAGCGGGCTCGAGCCCTCGGCGAGTCGATTCTCCGGCCGATGGTCTCGACCATCGAGGACGTCCGAGACGGCGAACCCGTCGGCGAACGCCACACCGTCAGGGGCGATCCCGACGCGATCGACGCGCTGTTCGAGCACTTCGACGAGCAGTCGCTGACGATCGACCGCCGGTCCGACCGCCGCGAGGACGGCGAGCGGGTCGTCGAGTTCGTGAAGGTAGCCGAATCGAGCCGGGACCGGATCCGGTACTATCTCGACGGGGGGACGCGAGACGAGTGACGGGCAGCGCTCGCACACGCGATCGACCGCGAGTTACCGAACGGATCAGGGCTGCGACGATTCGGTCACGCCGGCCGACGCGTCCGATTCGGAGTCGGCGTCCGAGGAGATCGCGCCGGCGGCCGGTTCGACGCCGCGGAACTCGAATCTGGCACCGCCGGTGTCGCTCTCCGTGACGGTGCCGGTCCAGTCGTGGGCCGTCGCGATCTCGGCGACGATCGCGAGTCCGAACCCTGTCCCGTCCTCGTCGGTCGTGTAACCCCCCTCGAAGACCCGATCGCGCCGGGACGACGGAATTCCGCTGCCATCGTCCGCGACGTAAAACCCCGCGACGGATCCGTCGCGGGCGTCGCCGAGCGTTCCCACCGTGATCTCGAGGCCGGCGCCGTCCGCACGCTGAGCCCCGTGCTCGAGCGAATTGCGGAACAGGTTCTCGAGCAGTCGCGTGGTTCGCTCCGGATCGGCGAGGATCGTGACGTCGGCGTCGATAGCGATCGATGCCGCCCCGGTCTCGACACCGTTCCACGCCCGTTCGGCGATATCTGCGAGCGCGACCGGCTCCGGCTCGGTCACGTCCGCCCCCTCGCGAGCGAGCGCGAGGACGTCCTCGATGATCGTCTCCATTCGCTCGTGGGATCGCTCGATCTCGTCGAGATACGCCGCGTTATCGTCGGCTTCCCGAGCGAGGTCGAGGTAGCCGTCCGCGACGTTCAACGGATTACGCAGATCGTGAGAGACGAGGTCGGCGAACCGCTCGAGACGGTCGTTCTGGCGCTGTAACTCGGCTTCCCGGCGCTTTCGCTCGGTGATGTCGCGGACGACGAACAGCCAGCCGACGTGGCGATCGCGGCCGTCCTCGATCGGGGTCGTCTTCACGAGGTAGTGCTCGCCGTCGACCTCGAGTTCCCGTTCGGCCGGTTCGCCGGCCGCGGTCAGCGTTCGGAACTCCTCGCACAGCGCGGGC containing:
- a CDS encoding DUF7344 domain-containing protein, which produces MRETEGTAALTAGVMPSLDLVFDLLSNSRRRYVLYYLNDQPDGVATIENLAENVINLEEATTRSDADEESTAGLAAGRDSPDRRAEIQMELQHVHLPKLEDAGVLEHDRRSETVRYWSQPSLEEWLEHAHHKEFE
- the sod gene encoding superoxide dismutase, which translates into the protein MADHELPPLPYDYDALEPALSEQVLTWHHDTHHQGYVNGLNSAEETLAENREEGDFGSTPGALKNVTHNGCGHYLHTLFWENMSPDGGGEPEGDLADRIEEDFGSYEGWKGEFEAAAGAAGGWALLVYDPVAKQLRNIAVDKHDQGALWGAHPVLALDVWEHSYYYDYGPDRGDFIDAFFDVVNWEKAEEEYQTCLGHFE
- a CDS encoding FAD-binding and (Fe-S)-binding domain-containing protein, yielding MAAEDSSVDATVENRDQQRQRSPLETSAGNAGEALAADLRAACSGDVRFDEYTRVLYATDGSIYGAQPAGVVFPRDTDDVRAAMRVAADHGVPVLPRGAGSSLAGQTVGPGCVVLDLSRHMDDILEIDPDERTAVVQPGVVQDDLDAALEPDGLRFAPDPASSNRATIGGGIGNNSTGAHSVRYGITDAYVDECEVVLADGSLIRTRDVVLDSPEWDRIVAKDDREAELYRTVRALVEDNAAEIEERYPNLKRSVSGYNLQKVIREDPEGNRVLNLSKLLVGAEGTLGVVVEATLSLVTRPEETALAVYCYDDLLEALAAVPEALELEASAVELMDREVFRLAAESAEYAEYAEPIPDGTEAALMLEFDSEVVDNLPDAIAGATTGLVDEGSAFGSIEAFSPTKQDRLWKLRKAAIPLLMSMEGDPKPYPFVEDASVPPEELAEYVAGFQEVLEKHDTTAAYFAHAGVGTLHIRPVLNLKEGDDVEKMRAIADDVTDLVREHNGSFSGEHGDGLARTEFNPKLYGPDLWAAFQDLKSAFDPDWRLNPGKVVYREEDPTDIREHLRYGPDYASLEPRTTLDFDDEGGFSHLVELCNGCGTCRQTDGDVMCPTYRATEEEIATTRGRANLLRAAISGEIDPEELYGERFQDEVLDLCIGCKGCQSDCPTGVDLAKLKAEVKHQYHDREGTSLRERLFANVDRLAALGSAFAPIANRATALPGARTALEKTVGIAADRTLPTFRRESLVDWFAERDADGVSETRAVSLRARGGSTVDAETATAGVVLYPDTDTNYSNPEIGKAAVEVLEAAGIRVAIPDLGPTGRAAYSTGMLDVAAEQGRALLDDLEPFLERGWSVLFVEPSDAAMVVDEYRSLLEDDRADALAANAFGVCEYLDANRLDEELSFDQSATADTHLTFHGHCHQTARGADHHAVGVLRRAGYAVDPVDSGCCGMAGSFGYEAEHYELSTAIGSLLREKLEASAADEEGGDGEPTVVAPGTSCRTQVGDFEGYDRPAHPVELLARGLEE
- a CDS encoding RNA ligase partner protein translates to MPGELPRQQFVLDTSLFITEEIRQDDESLEDAVVRLLDLVATARLELNISCYVPPSIHDELATMLRERDVDEAVFSRLDTWVVRKSPDRYGVTIPANIVYNFIDEMSDRVDRGLRVSEKAIREVEQLDPEALASGSNDDGKEEYMTDADRILSDMRDKYRRALRQGVLDSREDFDLLILARELDAGVVTEDRGIISWADEFGLRYVRGGQFPTLLEEYLRAAGVDDES
- a CDS encoding RNA ligase, which codes for MDRKDYLERLEATTDEPDDFFEHVEQRSAAGRTHYVLTAARHGVERGTVIVEESESVVRGYPSVPRILVLDPGIPSFFEAGDTVAIEEKLDGFNVRVAVPGDEESDPLAFTRSGYVCPYTTDRARDLLPLEDFFADHPTKTLCTELIGPETPYTTHDYEGVDSHEFRVFDVRDRESGDPLSVADRRSLCAEYGFAQPRFFGRSEPSAAVETVRDAIDDLDAAGREGVVLKSADGESMVKYTTESQHHDELAYAFSLPFEHGRDFVFSRIVRDAFQAAESDETDDRLRERARALGESILRPMVSTIEDVRDGEPVGERHTVRGDPDAIDALFEHFDEQSLTIDRRSDRREDGERVVEFVKVAESSRDRIRYYLDGGTRDE
- a CDS encoding histidine kinase N-terminal 7TM domain-containing protein encodes the protein MALGTGGDAIQAVYVIAVLNSVVLAGVLWRHRDRPGAAPLLANVLAAAVWTGTGLALMRLESGPLARALFALMFLGIGFATMTLLVFTLEYTGRERFTRPTILAALSIEPLLAALFVVVNPDALFYTLHEGVVEWGPAFWIHTAYSYTVLAVATGLIGEFLYRSRSLYRGQSAALLAGTVAAWVANGVYTLGPIEVDTTPIGFIATGALYAIAIVRYRLTDVVPIARDRVLDSVTDGVFVVDDDNRLIDANPVARSLLADVDGSPIGATVDSLLADWPALCEEFRTLTAAGEPAERELEVDGEHYLVKTTPIEDGRDRHVGWLFVVRDITERKRREAELQRQNDRLERFADLVSHDLRNPLNVADGYLDLAREADDNAAYLDEIERSHERMETIIEDVLALAREGADVTEPEPVALADIAERAWNGVETGAASIAIDADVTILADPERTTRLLENLFRNSLEHGAQRADGAGLEITVGTLGDARDGSVAGFYVADDGSGIPSSRRDRVFEGGYTTDEDGTGFGLAIVAEIATAHDWTGTVTESDTGGARFEFRGVEPAAGAISSDADSESDASAGVTESSQP